The proteins below come from a single Haliaeetus albicilla chromosome 22, bHalAlb1.1, whole genome shotgun sequence genomic window:
- the DECR2 gene encoding peroxisomal 2,4-dienoyl-CoA reductase [(3E)-enoyl-CoA-producing] isoform X1: MSLGTLGGAVGRRASPAPLPGNNCRRLRMRGRRPGGDYISRQAVRGAPSRRALRRAFPLPADRAAMAEAAAASRPPPDVDTDDCLREYRHLFSPDILAGQVAFITGGGSGIGFRIAEIFMRHGCRTVIASRNLQRVSEASKKLVAATGQQCLPLSIDVRQPQTIVAAVDEALKEFKRIDILVNGAAGNFLCPASALSFNAFKTVIDIDTIGTFNTSKVLFEKYFRDHGGVIVNITATLSYRGQALQVHAGTAKAAIDAMTRHLAVEWGPNNIRVNSLAPGPITGTEGYRRLGGRFAEEGSQFDVIPLQRAGNKTEIAHSTLYLASPLSSYVTGTTLVVDGGSWLTSANNFSALLDFWAAGANKNQ, encoded by the exons ATGtcactggggacactgggcgGCGCTGTGGGACGCCGCGCCAGCCCTGCGCCGTTGCCAGGCAACAACTGCCGACGCCTGCGCATGCGCGGGCGGAGGCCCGGCGGGGACTACATCTCCCGGCAGGCTGTGCGCGGCGCGCCGTCCCGGCGTGCTTTGCGGCGCGCCTTCCCGCTGCCGGCGGATCGCGCCGCCATGGCGGAGGCCGCAGCAGCCTCCCGGCCGCCGCCGGACGTGGACACCGACGACTGCCTCCGCGAGTACCGCCACCTCTTCAGCCCCGACATCCTGGC GGGCCAGGTGGCATTCATTACCGGTGGCGGCTCGGGCATCGGCTTCCGCATCGCCGAGATCTTCATGAG GCACGGCTGCCGGACAGTCATTGCAAGCCGGAACCTGCAGCGAGTGTCAGAG gcCTCAAAAAAGCTGGTGGCAGCCACAGGCCAGCAGTGCTTGCCTCTGTCCATAGATGTCAGGCAGCCCCAAACCATTGTGGCAGCGGTGGATGAGGCACTGAAAGAGTTCAAGCGGATTGACATCCTTGTCAATG GTGCTGCGGGAAACTTTCTGTGCCCAGCCAGCGCCCTGTCCTTCAATGCCTTCAAGACAGTGATAGATATCGACACCATTGGCACCTTCAACACCTCCAAAGTCCTCTTTGAGAAATATTTCCGG gacCATGGTGGGGTCATTGTTAACATCACGGCAACCCTGAGCTACCGAGGGCAGGCCCTCCAGGTGCATGCTGGTACTGCTAAGGCTGCTATAG ATGCCATGACCCGTCACCTTGCTGTGGAGTGGGGACCCAACAACATCCGAGTGAACAGCTTGGCGCCTGGCCCCATTACAGGCACCGAGGGCTACCGGCGGCTGG GTGGGAGATTTGCTGAGGAAGGAAGTCAGTTTGATGTGATCCCCCTCCAGCGCGCAGGGAACAAGACGGAGATCGCCCACAGCACGCTGTACCTGGCGAGTCCCCTCTCCTCCTACGTGACGGGCACCACCCTGGTCGTGGATGGCGGGAGCTGGCTGACCTCTGCCAACAACTTCTCTGCCTTGCTGG atttctgggctgcaggagcaaacaaaaatcagtgA
- the DECR2 gene encoding peroxisomal 2,4-dienoyl-CoA reductase [(3E)-enoyl-CoA-producing] isoform X2: protein MSLGTLGGAVGRRASPAPLPGNNCRRLRMRGRRPGGDYISRQAVRGAPSRRALRRAFPLPADRAAMAEAAAASRPPPDVDTDDCLREYRHLFSPDILAGQVAFITGGGSGIGFRIAEIFMRHGCRTVIASRNLQRVSEASKKLVAATGQQCLPLSIDVRQPQTIVAAVDEALKEFKRIDILVNGAAGNFLCPASALSFNAFKTVIDIDTIGTFNTSKVLFEKYFRDHGGVIVNITATLSYRGQALQVHAGTAKAAIDAMTRHLAVEWGPNNIRVNSLAPGPITGTEGYRRLGGRFAEEGSQFDVIPLQRAGNKTEIAHSTLYLASPLSSYVTGTTLVVDGGSWLTSANNFSALLGIASSSAKL, encoded by the exons ATGtcactggggacactgggcgGCGCTGTGGGACGCCGCGCCAGCCCTGCGCCGTTGCCAGGCAACAACTGCCGACGCCTGCGCATGCGCGGGCGGAGGCCCGGCGGGGACTACATCTCCCGGCAGGCTGTGCGCGGCGCGCCGTCCCGGCGTGCTTTGCGGCGCGCCTTCCCGCTGCCGGCGGATCGCGCCGCCATGGCGGAGGCCGCAGCAGCCTCCCGGCCGCCGCCGGACGTGGACACCGACGACTGCCTCCGCGAGTACCGCCACCTCTTCAGCCCCGACATCCTGGC GGGCCAGGTGGCATTCATTACCGGTGGCGGCTCGGGCATCGGCTTCCGCATCGCCGAGATCTTCATGAG GCACGGCTGCCGGACAGTCATTGCAAGCCGGAACCTGCAGCGAGTGTCAGAG gcCTCAAAAAAGCTGGTGGCAGCCACAGGCCAGCAGTGCTTGCCTCTGTCCATAGATGTCAGGCAGCCCCAAACCATTGTGGCAGCGGTGGATGAGGCACTGAAAGAGTTCAAGCGGATTGACATCCTTGTCAATG GTGCTGCGGGAAACTTTCTGTGCCCAGCCAGCGCCCTGTCCTTCAATGCCTTCAAGACAGTGATAGATATCGACACCATTGGCACCTTCAACACCTCCAAAGTCCTCTTTGAGAAATATTTCCGG gacCATGGTGGGGTCATTGTTAACATCACGGCAACCCTGAGCTACCGAGGGCAGGCCCTCCAGGTGCATGCTGGTACTGCTAAGGCTGCTATAG ATGCCATGACCCGTCACCTTGCTGTGGAGTGGGGACCCAACAACATCCGAGTGAACAGCTTGGCGCCTGGCCCCATTACAGGCACCGAGGGCTACCGGCGGCTGG GTGGGAGATTTGCTGAGGAAGGAAGTCAGTTTGATGTGATCCCCCTCCAGCGCGCAGGGAACAAGACGGAGATCGCCCACAGCACGCTGTACCTGGCGAGTCCCCTCTCCTCCTACGTGACGGGCACCACCCTGGTCGTGGATGGCGGGAGCTGGCTGACCTCTGCCAACAACTTCTCTGCCTTGCTGGGTATTGCTTCATCCTCTGCTAAACTCTAG
- the NME4 gene encoding nucleoside diphosphate kinase, mitochondrial isoform X2 — protein sequence MGSLGRCLARSLLRGQPGPSRPPGPRCYGSAPPELQEKTLVLVKPDAVQRRLVGNVIQRFERRGFKLVAMKLLQVWEGYNVVRSTRAMVGDTNSAAAAAGTIRGDFSMHVSRNVVHASDSVETAQREISFWFQQDELVAWESGDQDYTYGP from the exons ATGGGCTCCCTGGGGCGCTGCCTGGCCCGGAGCCTGCTGCGGGGGCAGCCCGGCCCGAGCCGCCCCCCCGGGCCCCGCTGCTACGGCTCCG CCCCCccagagctgcaggagaagaCGCTGGTGCTGGTGAAGCCGGACGCGGTGCAGCGGCGGCTGGTGGGGAACGTCATCCAGCGCTTCGAGCGGCGCGGCTTCAAGCTGGTGGCCATGAAGTTGCTCCAG GTGTGGGAGGGCTACAATGTGGTGAGGTCCACGCGGGCCATGGTGGGGGACACCAActcggcggcagcggcggcgggcaCCATCCGGGGGGACTTCAGCATGCACGTCAGCAG GAATGTGGTCCACGCCAGCGATTCGGTGGAGACGGCCCAGCGGGAGATCAGCTTCTGGTTCCAGCAGGACGAGCTGGTGGCCTGGGAGAGCGGAGACCAGGACTACACCTACGGGCCCTAG
- the NME4 gene encoding nucleoside diphosphate kinase, mitochondrial isoform X1, with protein MGSLGRCLARSLLRGQPGPSRPPGPRCYGSAPPELQEKTLVLVKPDAVQRRLVGNVIQRFERRGFKLVAMKLLQADQGLLDKHYQQLRQKPFYPALLAYMTSGPLVAMVWEGYNVVRSTRAMVGDTNSAAAAAGTIRGDFSMHVSRNVVHASDSVETAQREISFWFQQDELVAWESGDQDYTYGP; from the exons ATGGGCTCCCTGGGGCGCTGCCTGGCCCGGAGCCTGCTGCGGGGGCAGCCCGGCCCGAGCCGCCCCCCCGGGCCCCGCTGCTACGGCTCCG CCCCCccagagctgcaggagaagaCGCTGGTGCTGGTGAAGCCGGACGCGGTGCAGCGGCGGCTGGTGGGGAACGTCATCCAGCGCTTCGAGCGGCGCGGCTTCAAGCTGGTGGCCATGAAGTTGCTCCAG GCCGACCAGGGTCTCCTGGACAAGCACTACCAGCAGCTGCGGCAGAAGCCCTTCTACCCGGCGCTCCTCGCCTACATGACCTCGGGGCCGTTGGTGGCCATG GTGTGGGAGGGCTACAATGTGGTGAGGTCCACGCGGGCCATGGTGGGGGACACCAActcggcggcagcggcggcgggcaCCATCCGGGGGGACTTCAGCATGCACGTCAGCAG GAATGTGGTCCACGCCAGCGATTCGGTGGAGACGGCCCAGCGGGAGATCAGCTTCTGGTTCCAGCAGGACGAGCTGGTGGCCTGGGAGAGCGGAGACCAGGACTACACCTACGGGCCCTAG